A single window of Arvicanthis niloticus isolate mArvNil1 chromosome X, mArvNil1.pat.X, whole genome shotgun sequence DNA harbors:
- the Cxcr3 gene encoding C-X-C chemokine receptor type 3: protein MYLEVSERQVLDASDFAFLLENSTSPYDYGENESDFSESPPCPQDFSLNFDRTFLPALYSFLFLLGLLGNGAVAAVLLSQRTALSSTDTFLLHLAVADVLLVLTLPLWAVDAAVQWVFGSGLCKLAGALFNINFYAGAFLLACISFDRYLSIVHATQIYRRDPWVRVALTCIVVWSLCLLFALPDFIFLSASYDQRLNATHCQYNFPQVGRTALRVLQLVAGFLLPLLVMAYCYAHILAVLLVSRGQRRFRAMRLVVVVVAAFAVCWTPYHLVVLVDILMDMGVLARNCGRESRVDVAKSVTSGMGYMHCCLNPLLYAFVGVKFREQMWMLLMRLGRSDQRGPQRQPSSSRRESSWSETTEASYLGL from the exons ATGTACCTTGAG GTTAGTGAACGTCAAGTGCTAGATGCCTCGGACTTTGCCTTTCTTCTGGAAAACAGCACCTCTCCCTACGATTATGGGGAAAACGAGAGCGACTTCTCTGAGTCCCCGCCCTGCCCACAGGACTTCAGCCTGAACTTTGACAGAACCTTTCTGCCAGCCCTCTACAGCTTCCTCTTTTTGCTGGGGCTGCTAGGCAATGGGGCAGTGGCTGCTGTCCTACTGAGCCAGCGCACTGCCCTGAGCAGCACAGACACCTTCCTGCTCCATCTGGCTGTGGCCGATGTACTGCTGGTATTAACcctcccactgtgggcagtggaTGCTGCTGTCCAGTGGGTTTTTGGCTCTGGCCTCTGCAAACTGGCAGGTGCCCTGTTCAACATCAACTTCTATGCAGGGGCCTTCCTGCTGGCCTGTATAAGCTTTGACCGCTATCTGAGCATAGTGCATGCCACCCAGATCTACCGCAGGGACCCCTGGGTCCGTGTAGCCCTCACCTGCATAGTTGTATGGAGTCTCTGTCTGCTCTTTGCCCTCCCAGATTTCATCTTCCTGTCAGCCAGCTATGATCAGCGCCTCAATGCCACCCACTGCCAGTACAACTTCCCACAGGTGGGTCGCACTGCTCTGCGTGTACTGCAGCTAGTGGCTGGTTTCCTGCTGCCTCTTCTAGTAATGGCCTACTGCTATGCCCATATCCTGGCTGTGCTGCTGGTCTCCAGAGGCCAGAGGCGCTTTCGAGCTATGAggctagtggtggtggtggtggcagcctTTGCTGTCTGCTGGACCCCCTATCACCTGGTGGTGCTAGTGGATATTCTCATGGACATGGGAGTTTTGGCCCGCAACTGTGGTCGAGAAAGCCGTGTGGATGTGGCCAAGTCAGTCACCTCAGGCATGGGCTACATGCACTGCTGCCTCAATCCACTGCTCTATGCCTTTGTGGGAGTGAAGTTCAGAGAACAAATGTGGATGTTGCTCATGCGTCTGGGCCGATCTGACCAGAGAGGGCCCCAGCGGCAGCCATCATCTTCACGGAGAGAATCATCCTGGTCTGAGACAACTGAGGCCTCCTACTTGGGCTTGTAA